Genomic window (Flavobacteriales bacterium):
AGTGCCTGAATTCTGTATTCCATATACCCACAACTATTGTATTTCGAATTTCACCATCCTTTGTGAGTTCATTCATTTTTTCATCTACACCCCATTCTTGCTTGTTCCAAGTGTTTGTTGAATCAAAAAGCATTTGTCCATCATGCATGTATAGTACTGCATATTTTTGGTTTTCTGAATAATTTTTTGGCAACCAGACATCTATATTTCTTGGAGTAACAAATTGTGAATTGAAATTTTCAATTCTTTCTATACTTCCATTTGCGTTGGGATTATGTGCAGTTTTATTTTTTGAAGAACAAGCAGATAGTAAAAGCGCTCCTAATATTGGGTAATAAAAAACATTCATTGGAGTTTTAGTTAGAGCCATTGAATGAATACCAATAAATTTCGGTTCTTATTTTTCAATAAACCGAACCTCTACACGACGGTTTTTCTTTCGGCCTGCTTCAGAATTATTTTCAGCAACTGGAACTTTTTCACCAAGTGCTTCAATCAAAATACGATCATCTTCAATGCCATTCGAAAGTAAAAACTCACGTACAGCAGCAACTCTATTTTTAGAAAGCTTGATATTGTAGGCATCAGGTCCAAGGGCATCCGTATGACCTTTTAAAGATATTTTCATATTTGGTCGTGAGTTCATGATATTGATGATGGACTCGAGCTCGGCAAAAGACTCTCGTTTTACAATGGACTTATCAAACTCAAATAAGATGTCTTTATCAATGGGTTTAAAGGTAGGCTTCACCTGCTTAATTTCCTCAATTCTTTCCTCTTTTACCTCAACGACAGGCGCTTCAATGTAAACCGTATCGATTTTAGTAATCACAATGGTATCCATAGTAGGTGGTTCTGCTGCTATAGGTTCTTTGCGAGTTTCATTTTGAGTGGTATCAGGTTCTTCTTTTTTGACTTCTGCAATTGGTGGAATTTCTTCCTTTTTTTGCTTTTTGCAGAATTTGATTCCCAGGATGACCTCATGTGAACCAGAACTGTAGGAAGCGATGTTGCTCATCGGTGCCTCGTATGCATAACCTAAAAAGAGAAGGTCCTGGATTTGAATTCCCAATCGACCTACTAATCCTACAGAGGTACGATAGCCTAGACCACCGTATATAAAATCTTTATAGCATACATCTGCGTTCATATCAAATTGGTAACCGTTATTAGTTCCTTTGGTAAATACAGAAGGTGTAAAACGCCATTTGTCACCAAAATTCAAATTGTATGAAATCAGTGAATTAAGATGTCTCCTTAATCCATAACCATCCACACCTGTAAC
Coding sequences:
- a CDS encoding PorP/SprF family type IX secretion system membrane protein — its product is MKRIIAICICFVSLVSYGQQTPQRNVYGYNKYSINPAYAGATACTEINFSHLNQWVKVEGAPLTSLFSANGRVGKSFGLGGQVMVDQIGMIQQVSGLASLSYGFSFAEQHHIRIGTSVGFNQYRVDPSTAIAFDPDDPIINGGVQAGGTINLELGLMYAWKGLELSLGSKQFIQSTSNMPIAGVVTGVDGYGLRRHLNSLISYNLNFGDKWRFTPSVFTKGTNNGYQFDMNADVCYKDFIYGGLGYRTSVGLVGRLGIQIQDLLFLGYAYEAPMSNIASYSSGSHEVILGIKFCKKQKKEEIPPIAEVKKEEPDTTQNETRKEPIAAEPPTMDTIVITKIDTVYIEAPVVEVKEERIEEIKQVKPTFKPIDKDILFEFDKSIVKRESFAELESIINIMNSRPNMKISLKGHTDALGPDAYNIKLSKNRVAAVREFLLSNGIEDDRILIEALGEKVPVAENNSEAGRKKNRRVEVRFIEK